The DNA window tctcctccccaacccggagatggcactccacccttttccgggcgagaaccatggactcggacttggaggtgctgattctcattccggtcgcttcacactcggctgcgaaccgatccagcgagaactgaagatcccggtcagatgaagccatcaggaccacatcatctgcaaaaagcagagacctaatcctgcggttaccaaaccggaacccctcaacgccttgactgcgcctagaaattctgtccataaaagttatgaacagaatcggtgacaaaggacagccttggcggagtccaaccctcactggaaatgtgttcgacttactgccggcaatgcggaccaagctctggcactgatcgtacagggaacggaccgccacaataagacagtccgataccccatactctctgagcactccccacaggacttcccgagggacacggtcgaatgccttctcaaagtccacaaagcacatgtatatatatatatatatatatatatatatatacagtatatacatatatatataacagaaCACAATTATAAACAGAGTACTTCTTCTTTGCCAACATAATCCATCccccctcacaggtgtggcaaatCAGGATGGTGATTAAACAGCATGAACATTATATGGCAACATTATATGTGCCTTAGGTTAACCACAGTAAAAGGCCaaactgaaatgtgcagttttgatTTATTAAGGGTGTGTGTGGtggtcagaaaagcagtcagttTCTGGTGTGACCACCGTTTGCCTCacacagtgcaacacatctcATTTGCATATatttgatcaggttgttgattgtggcctgtggaatgttggtccactcctctaCAAAGGCTGTataaagttgctggatattggcaagAAGTGGAACACGATGTCGTATACGCCGATCCACAGCTTCCCAAACATGCTCAAAGTGTGACATGTCCAGTGTGTaagctggccatgcaagaactgggatgttttcagcttctagaattgtgtacagatccttgcaacatagTGCCATGCATTGTCACGCTGCAGcatgaggtgatggtctcaggtgaatggcacaacaatgggcgTCAGGATGTCGTcacggtatctctgtgcattcacaatgacatcaataaaatgcatttgtgttcgttgtccataacataaGCCTGTCCATACCATAACCACACCCCTACCATGGGCCACTCCattcacaacgttgacatcagcaaaTCACTCTCCCACACGACGCCTTGTGGCCATGGTCTCATGATCTCCTGGTGCAGGTGGCTCATGTGATAGCATTTTTTCACCTGGCTCCTTTGTAGTCAGTCATGTATTCattaaattgtgtgtgtgtgtgtgtgtgggggggggttaCGATGGGGTATGTACAGTAGGTCATCGGAGCATTGCTAATAAGCACTTTGTCTTGCATTTATTTTATGCATAAGAAGCGCGTACATAAAGTTTGATTTCATTTGATAAAGTTTGCTTAGTGATGAGTTCAACAATATTGAAGCATTGATGTATTATGAAACACAATGATGCTGCGGTGTGTGTGTcacttcaagaaaaaaaaaaacacaagcaaCCGAGACAGCTGCAGTTTAGTTTGAATGTGAAGCTGCAAACTGTCTCTATCAGAAAGTGCTCCTTTCGGTTAACAAATGGTTATTCATGCTGAAAGAAGTAGGAAGAGTGGTGTCCTGCGTTTCACATCGGTATTTGTTGCCatcatgtcaggttcaaacactgatgacatctattaaacagacaagaagcaaggaatcatgcagagacagagttcaatttggctcaatgaggagagacgtttttgGGTTCTACTCTAGTTACAGAACCAACCTACGCTCTAAAATGGTGCCCACgtcctcctctatttatttgggagctccctggttacatcactgaggctgccgctgaaggaaggggggtggggtgggggggggggggggtgggggggtaatctcagcagccccagttagacacaatatatgctattcatgaaatgcaaatgtgctgacactcgtgatatcgcccaggctctgctctgtctgcgtcacggcactcGATGTTTGCCCTTGGCTGTCAGCAAAccgattctggaaacaaacactgatacgagacgagttgctttgcacagatagaaatgtACAACTTCAGCACCATTGATAAtgactatagcaacggcctttaagcataagagttgtgtgatgacctacacataattattctaacaatcatCAAGTCGAAAATTCAAAATAGTGGAATAATTTCAATCTTATAGCGTGAAATAAGGTACATGGTATTTCCCGGTTTATTATTTGGCCCATTCACCAGAGTTTCATGTTACATATTCATTTCTGTGCAGAAAACAATTATAATTGCTAGCTATAATTTTCATTTGCAGGTtaaatgttgactttttttttttaaatccaacaaATGCCGCCATCATGAAAAAGAAACAGTGTCTGTGCAGTGTCAACACATCGAGTGAATGTGCCACATGCTCAGTGAGGCGTCACTgaggcctgctcagtggccttatggttagagtgtccgccctgatatcggtaagTTGTGTCagaccaaaaactataaaaatgggacccattgcctccctgcttgggaattggggattaaatcaccaaaatgattcccgggtgtggccgccactgctgctcactgctcccctcatatcccagggggtgagggtgatggatcaaatgcagaaggcaatttcaccacacctagtatttTATTTACCCCTATAGCAAATACTAAAAACATTGGATTAAccatttcaacaattttttttcctGCTGATATGAATTAACAACAACAAAGCTACCAGCCCTGACAAAACTGTCtaccccagtggttctcaaccttttttctgtgaacatttttttaattcaagtaccccctaatcagagcaaaacatttttggttgaaaaaatgagATAAAGAAGTTAAGTACAGCACAAtgggcggtataactcggttggtagattggccgtgccagcaacatgagggttgcaggttcgatccccgcttctgccatgctagtcgctgccattgtgtctttgggcaagacactttacccacctgctcccagtgccacccacaatggtttaaatatgtaacttagatattgggtttcactatgtaaagcgctttgagtcactagagaaaagcgctatataaatgtaattcacttcacatgtcatcattttctgatttattaaattgtataacgggcttcacggtggtagagggattagtgtgtctgcctcacaatatgaaggtcctgagtagtcagggttcaatcacaggctcgggatctttctgtgtggagtttgcatgttctccccgtgactgcgtgggttccctgcgggtactccggcttcctctcacttccaaagacatgcacctggggataggttgattggcaacactaaattggccctagtgtgtgaatgtgagtgtgaatgttgtctgtctatctgtgttggccctgcgatgaggtggcgacttgtccagggtgtacccgccttctgcccgattgtagctgagataggcaccagtgccccccgagaccccaaagggaataagcggtaggaaatggatggacggatggataaattgtataacagtgcacaatattgctcatttgtggtggtctttcttgaactatttggaaaaaaatatataaaaacaactaaaaatttgttgaaaaataaacaagtgattcaattatgaataaagatttctacacatagaagtaatcatcaacttaaagtgccctctttggggattgtaatagagatccatctggattcatcaacttcattctaaacatttcttcacaaaaaaataaatctcttacatcaatgtttatggaacatgaccacaaaaaaatctagctgtcaacactgaatattgcattgttatatttattttcacagtttatgaacttacattcatattttgttaaagtattattcaataaatatttttataaaggatttttgaattgttgctatttttagaatatttgtaaaagatctcacgtaccccttggcataccttcaagtacccccacgggtacgcgtacccccatttgagaaccactgctctacccaATGGCATGTATAGGATGCAATATCACATTCAGACACTCGGGGGCAGTAACGCGCTAATGCCGAAAAAATGACGagtatgaagaagaagaagaagaagtagcagGAAACGGGAGACATCCGATGGTGACACATCTAAGGTAAAACGAAATAAACCACGCTCTGTTTCTGTTTAATCGCAGAATATTGTTGGACATAAAAGTTGCATTGATCGAAGTTATACGTGTTCAATTTCTGAGATGATCACgattgatttaattgaagaaattgaacGAAGTCGAGCCCGACCAGATTAGCATGTTGTGTGGCTTTCACTCTTGTTTACATTCCAGCTAGCGTTAGCATGTAGCTATGGCCGCTTTCACAGCCATGCggtgttatatacatatatgtggatTTTATGGCGTGTTCATGGAGATATCAATCGCTCTTGAAAGAATGTATGTATGAACTTATATTTCAGGAGCTGACAGAACTATAAATATATGGTAGATACcttttgctttttaaaaaaatatatttttacattagGAGGATGACACTAGAAGTCTCCAGTTTtgttcaaagtagggctgggtaatatacggccttttttaatatctccatatttttaggccatgtcacgatacaccatatatatctcgatatttttccggagccttgaatgaacacttgatgcatataaacacaccagtatgattctatgtgtctactttgaaggcctactgaaatgagattttcttaattaaacggggatagcaggtccattctatgtgtcatacttgataattttgcgatgttgccatatttttgctgaaaggatttagtagagaacatccacgataaagttcgcaacattcggtgttaagagaaatgccctgcctctaccggaagtcgcagaccatgacgtcacgtgttgagggctcctcacatattcacattgtttttaatgggagccaccagcagtaaaagcaattcggactgagaaagcgacaatttccccattaatttgagcgaggatgaaagattcgtgtttgaggatattgatagcgacagactagaaaaacaaaacaaaacaaaaaaaaaaaacgcgattgcattgggacggattcagatgtttttagacacatttactaggataattctgggaaatcccttatctttctattgtgttgctagtgttttagtgagattaaatagtacctgatagtcggaggggtttgtccacgggtttcttgaggccagtctctgagggaagtcaacggTAGCTGCATGGACGGTGTAAGCtcggctgatctccggtaagaggcgactttttaccagaattttctcaccgaaacctgccggttgacaagtggtcgggaaccatgttcgcttgaccgctctgatccataataaaggcGGTTTAGctaggttggtagagcggccgtgcccgcaggttgcaggttcgatccccgcttccgccatcctagtcactgccgttgtgtccttgggcaagacactttacccacctgctcccagtgccacccacactggtttaaatgtaaaaatttgatattgggtttcactatgtaaagcgctttgagtcattagagaaaaagcgctatataaatataattcacttcacttcaaagctttacctccgggaattttaaacaaggaatcaccatgtgtttgtgtggctaaaggctaaagcttcccaattccatctttttactttgacttctccattattaattgaacaaattgcaaaatattcagcaacacagatgtccagaatactatttaattgcgcgatgaaaagagacgacttttagccgcaaatgttgctgcgctaatatgtcctctacagtccgtgacgtcacgcgcacgtgtcatcattccgcgatgttttcaacaaaaaactccgcggaaaatttaaaattgcaatttagtaaactaaacctgccgtattggcatgtgttgcaatgttaatattttatcatttatatataaactatcagactgcgtggtcggtagtagtgggtttcagtaggcctttaaaacattcttgtccAGACAGCATtaatgtatgctcattttaaactttcatgcagagagggaaatcacaactaagtcaattgaccaaaagtgtatttattgagCAGTAGCacacataactgtcaaataaaaatgagctgcataatagtaaatccaatagtgtatgtccttcgctatgtggtaggtttttgcggacgttatctccttctgttgttgactatatttttcatacggtgttgatctggaaatggaagacgccaggctcaatgttgacatgtggagtttcaagcactcttcattctcgagcgggtgacttttcaaatgatgctgcatATTAGCAgtcatgctactttttgtagcaaagcttttgccccacacttgacaaattacggttgtctgttcgacatattcccgcttgaagccaaaccaccgccagacgatggaccccgttctgtttttcttggaaattaattcttccttaattTTTTACCACATTCGCACCTTTTTTttatcgtattaccactcgcgccGCAGTCtttgtgagaaggaaagacaacaAAGAGCCCGCAGCTAatagcaactgcatgagaacgtatactcgaatatagggctgggcgatatatcgcaggtttgtctctgtgcaatatagaaaatgactatatcgtaatattcgattatatgttctcacaccgttgctttaacctgcgtgcattacattactgccgTTTCTCattccttctcgtctgtccttctcacagagacgtaaaataagcccaccttcttacatacgtcacatactgtcgcgcgtctagcgtcatatgctctcgccgaccagagaggtagcagcatggctaacgttagctgaggcaggtcgagtggAGCGgaacttgtgacaatacaagagagagatggtgtgaaactgatcacaaatggaggaagaacaataaatgcccaaaataaagagcagggggtccatcatctggcggtggtttggcttcaagtgggaagatattcagcagacaacagcaatatgcaaagtatgcagcagaagtgttactacaaaaaggtagcaacacccttaatttgttctttcatttgaaaagtcacccgtgagagaatgaagaatatttaatgaatacagttttggtcaattgacttagttgtgatttccctctctgcatgaaagtttaaaagtagcatatattaatgcagtatgaagaagaatgttttaatgtagacacatagaatcgtcatactgctgtgattatatgcattaagtcTTCATTCAagcctaaggcaaaatatcgtaatatatatcgtatatcgcaatattgcATAAAAATATggtgatattaataaaagccaatatcgccctgacctaatgtgatgtatgtaagaaggtgcgcttgttttatgtctctgtgagaagaaaagacaacaaagagtgagaagagcccgCAGCTAatagcaactgcatgagaacgtatactcgaatatcacgatatagtccttttatatatcgcacagagacaaacgtgTGATATATCGtggtatatcaatatatcgctcaGCCATAGTTCAAAGACAGAAGTTTCAAAATAAATGTTAAGATGAACAATCGTAAACGTGTTGTTTGATTACTACCAGGATGACAATGGCAAGTAACAAAAGGACTATTTTTCCAAAGCAGTGTTTAGTGCAACATTGAAAGGTACCTGAATGGATGTTTCTTCTTCCACCAGGTTCTATGCTCCAGCTCAGGACCGCAGAAGAAGAACACCGTTGTGAGATCTCCCAGCTCCGACAAGCAGTGTTACAAAACAATGACAGACTCCTCGATGAGATGCTGTGCCAGGAAATTTACAAGAAGGTCATCAACTACAGAGGCGGCTGGGGCATTGCAGGCACGTCGCTACACGCTGCTGTGTCCCGGGGCCACCTCAGTTGTCTCCAGGTCCTGCTGACCCACGGGGCCCTGGTAGACTGTGTGGATGTCAAGGCTCAGACGCCTCTTTTCGCCGCAGTTCGTGGAAAGTACTTGGACTGTGTTTTAGCGCTTCTCAGGGCTGGCGCAGACCCGAACGGCAACTCCTCTAACAACTGCTCCCCCATCCTCACTGCCGCTCGGGAGGGCGACGTAGAGATACTACAGGAACTGCTCAAACATGGTGCTGAGGTCAACTCGCGCTCCAAAGTCCTGCTCTGGACCTCAACCGCCAGGGTTTCGAGCGGCCCGCTCTACCTGGCCGCCGTTTACGGACACATGGAGTGCTTCAAACTGCTGCTCCTCTACGGGGCCGACCCGGATTACAACTGTGCCGACCCCAGACTGCTGAGTTCCATCAAGCAGCCCAAAACCGTGCTGGAGATGTGTCTGAGGCATGGCTGCGACGTGGCGTACATCCAACTTCTCATTGACTTTGGAGCCAACGTCTACCTCCCCACGCTCATCATCGAGAAGTCCACCAAGCAGAATGAAGCCGTGGAACTGCTGCTGCAGGAGAGAGGTGTgacaaatatttgatttatttactcaCATTACAGCACtgaatatattattttttgagccTGGACACCATATTTATGTTTAAGCACAAAGGCTGCATGGTTTTCTTCGGTGCAATTTAATTCATACGAAAGCTTTCATTTGAATGAAATCACACtgtttctattattattattattacatttctcATAATCTTTTTTTGCTTTATGGAAATGTATGCGTTTCATTAAAAGGTGCCGTGAAAATAGTTGACAAAAATAGTTCCCCCTCGAATTGAATATACAGTCGTCCTTCACATCACGCTTGAAATTTTGCTGCTTCACCACATTGCagtatatttaaatgttttaaaaaatatgtatagctTTAGtcctaaattaaacatttttaagcATACAATGGCTATATAAACTATTGTATTGGGAGCGTGCTGTTCAGTGTTAtggtcactgattggctcagcctcatacAGAATCACTGTTGGATTAAAGGAATGTAAATGACAGATGTGCCGTTCGCAAACGAGCCGGGTCTTTTAAACAGCTCTTTCAAGTGAAGATGAGAGCCGATTAGCAGCTGTAATTCGTTTGTTTGAGAGCCGTTTTTTACGCAAATTTCCACAGCGGCCCTCTCAGATTTAAAGTGAGAATCAGAATCAAAAGTTTCAGTGgctttatttttgtaaataagtAATATATTACAGTCGTCCCAGAAGGTTCTATTAATGTGAACGCTACTATgcgcacgcacactcacacaggcAGTTAATTTAGGGGTCGGAGTTTAATAAGCATctgaatcatacttgccaaccctcccagattttctgggagactcccgaaatttatcgcctctcccgaaaatttcccgaaattcagacggaacTTGAGGGGGCGTGCCCTCCAGCTCcacgcggacctgagtgacgtgtcgacagccagttttcacgtccgctttcccatgtctgctcaatgacgttataactgtagaatgttcgagggcgagttcttggtttcttatgtgggtttattgttaggcagtttcattaacctcctcccagcgcggtaacaacacacaacaacagcagtccgttttcgtctaccgtaaagcaattTGTCtgacgtaaacagcaatgttgttgtgtttatcttaaacaggataatactgccatctactgtacatgtatataatTAGAAAAACCAGGATGGACAATTcgacccttaactcaacaatgagtagatgagtgttatgtgtgtgtaaatgtgtaaagaaatgaacactgaaattcaagtattttatttatttttatatacagtatatatatacatatatatatatatatatatatatatatatatatatatatatatatatatatatatataaatacagtgagagtaaaaagtatttgatcccttgctgattttgttggtttgcccactaatcaagacatgatcattctatacttttaatggtagatgtattttaacatggagagacagaatatcaaaatgaaaatccagaaaataactttcaagaatatattttaattcatttgtctttcattgagggaaataagtatttgatccctctagacaaaagcagttaatacttggtggcaaagcctttgtttgcaagcacagcggtcagacgtttgtggtagttaaccacaaggttagcacacatatcagggggaattttggcccactcttcttTGCAGATCCTCTCGAGATCATTCAGGTTGGTGGGCTGTCACTTGGCAACCCGGACCTTCAGCTCCCTCCTTAGATTTTCAATAGGATTGAGGTCCGGAGACTGGCTGGACCACTCCATGACCTTAATATGGTTCTtcttgagccactcctttgttgcctttgCTGTACGCTTTGGatcgttgtcatgttggaagacccaaccacggcccattttcagcttcctggcagaggggaggaggttgtccctcaagactgcacggtacatggatccatccatcttcccactgatgcggtgtaatagccctgtgcccttggcagagaaacaccctcaaaacataatgcttccacctccatgcttgatggtgggcaCAGTGTTCTTTAGGTCATAGGCAGTATTTTTCTTTCTCCACACACGACGTGTAGAGTTTAGGCCAAatagttcaattttggtctcgtCTGACCATAGAACCTTCCCCCAATCACTTTGTGCATCTTTGTGGTGATCATTGGCATACTTTAGGGGGGCCTCCGCATGTCCCTTCTTAAGCAGGGGTACATTTcaggcactgcaggattttaacccattccgtcgcaaagtgttgccaactgttttcctggtgactttggtcccagctgccttgaggtcattcactaactcctggtgagtggttgcaggacgatttctcacagttctcatgatcattgcaaccccacgaggtgaaatcttctgtggagcaccagatcgaggtctgttgatggtcatgttatactttttagattttctaacagttgcaccaatggttgttactttgattcccagcatcttgctaatgtttttgtagcccattccagatttgtgcaggtcaacaatcctgtctctgaggtcctgagagagttcttttgtcttacccatgttggagagcttggaatctgtctgagtctctgatcaggtgtcttttatacaggtaattagttagaacaggtgtcttcaattcagtcttcaattcccaagttgattgggagtgtctaactgctctgtgaaagccagaaatcctaatgcacactacgggataaaatactttttccctcaatgaaatacaaatcaattaaaatatattccttaaagttattttctggac is part of the Nerophis ophidion isolate RoL-2023_Sa linkage group LG08, RoL_Noph_v1.0, whole genome shotgun sequence genome and encodes:
- the LOC133557913 gene encoding ankyrin repeat and SOCS box protein 12-like, producing MLQLRTAEEEHRCEISQLRQAVLQNNDRLLDEMLCQEIYKKVINYRGGWGIAGTSLHAAVSRGHLSCLQVLLTHGALVDCVDVKAQTPLFAAVRGKYLDCVLALLRAGADPNGNSSNNCSPILTAAREGDVEILQELLKHGAEVNSRSKVLLWTSTARVSSGPLYLAAVYGHMECFKLLLLYGADPDYNCADPRLLSSIKQPKTVLEMCLRHGCDVAYIQLLIDFGANVYLPTLIIEKSTKQNEAVELLLQERGNPKALTSQCRLAVRKYLKKINKIHSIEQLEMPTSVINFLQYKPPQVTVL